In a genomic window of Myotis daubentonii chromosome X, mMyoDau2.1, whole genome shotgun sequence:
- the RAB9B gene encoding ras-related protein Rab-9B encodes MSGKSLLLKVILLGDGGVGKSSLMNRYVTNKFDSQAFHTIGVEFLNRDLEVDGRFVTLQIWDTAGQERFKSLRTPFYRGADCCLLTFSVDDRQSFENLGNWQKEFIYYADVKDPEHFPFVVLGNKVDKEDRQVTTEEAQAWCIENGDYPYLETSAKDDTNVTVAFEEAVRQVLAVEEQLEHCMLGHTIDLNSGSKAGSSCC; translated from the coding sequence ATGAGTGGTAAATCCCTGCTTCTAAAGGTCATTCTCTTGGGTGATGGTGGAGTTGGGAAAAGCTCACTTATGAACCGTTATGTAACGAATAAATTTGACTCCCAGGCTTTTCATACCATAGGGGTAGAGTTCTTAAATCGAGATCTGGAGGTAGATGGACGTTTTGTAACTCTCCAGATCTGGGACACTGCAGGACAGGAACGTTTCAAGAGTCTTAGAACACCCTTCTACAGGGGAGCAGACTGCTGCCTCTTGACCTTCAGTGTGGATGACCGACAGAGCTTTGAGAACCTTGGTAACTGGCAGAAGGAATTCATCTACTATGCAGATGTGAAAGACCCTGAGCACTTCCCTTTTGTAGTTCTGGGTAACAAGGTAGACAAAGAGGATAGGCAAGTGACTACTGAGGAGGCGCAAGCCTGGTGCATAGAGAATGGAGATTACCCTTATCTAGAAACAAGTGCCAAAGATGATACTAATGTGACAGTGGCCTTTGAAGAAGCTGTCAGGCAGGTGTTGGCTGTAGAGGAACAGTTGGAGCATTGCATGTTAGGTCACACTATTGACTTGAACAGTGGTTCCAAAGCAGGATCTTCATGTTGTTAA